Genomic window (Gemmatimonadota bacterium):
CTGCGGGAATAGATGCTCCCGAGACACAAAGACAGAGAATCAATGAGGCGGCTCGACTAGGGTGGCTTTCGCGGGAAGGAAAGGAGAGCGCCCATCAGGTGTGGACCTGGCAACAAGGCCGTCCACGACGACCCCGGAGGTAACCAAGGACGTGTTCGGCACGATCAAGATGGTTGCTGGAGTCCTAAGGCAACTGTACTAGAAGAAGCCAAGACCCTGGCCGGGTGGAGTCGTGGACCGCGCCCGATAACAAGTAGGTTGCCGGCTTGTACAAGCACGGTAATCCCCTGACAGTGGTCCCCACCGAGGGAGTTGTCTAGGCGGCTTTGGAGCGGGACCTCATTCGCGGCGTACGCGCGGCGCGGTTGGGGGTGGCGAGAGGCGCGGCGTCGGGCTCGTGGGCGGGGATGCCGGCCACAAAGACGTCGTAGGGCGTGCGGCCCTCCATGGCACGGCCGCGGTGCGGCCGGCGGCGGTTGTAGGCCTCCAGATAGGCATCGAGATCGACCTGCATCTCGTCGATCGTCTCGTACCAGGTGGTTCGGCCCTTGAGGCGGAGATGCTCATCGAGCAGCGTCCGGTGGAAGCGCTCGATGAAGCCGTTGGACTGGGGCCTGCGGACCTGGGTGGTACGGTGCTCGATCTCCTCGAGCTGGAGGAAGAGCTCGTAGGGGTGCTGGTCGGGTCGACCGCAGTACTCGCGCCCGTTGTCGCTGAGCACCGTTCGGACCCTGACCCCGTGGGCTTCGAAGAAGGGCAACACGTCGTTGTTGAGGACGTGCACCGCCGTCAGGGGCAGCTTGCTGGTGTAGAGCCGTGCCCAGACGTAGCGACTGAAGCAGTCGAGCACGGTCTGGATGTAGACCTTCCCGACACCCTTCAGGGTGCCAGCGTAGAAGGTGTCGACGGCCACCAGCTCGCCGGTGGCGTTGACCTGGATCTGGCGTTCGCGGAACTCGGGGTTGAAGCGCTCCAGCACGCGGATCTGCGCCTCCGTCAATGTGAGTTGGCGCTCGCGAGCCGTCTCCTCGAGTCGCAGGAGGCGCTCGTGCTTGGTCTCCAGACCGTGGCGGCTCCAGACGCCCCGGACCCCTCCCGAGCTGACCTGGATGCCCCGCAGCAGCAGCTCATCCGCGACGCGCTGGGGTCCGTGCGTCGGGCACTCCAAGGCGTAGTCCAGGATGGCCTGCTCGACCTCCGCGCTGACGCGGTTGGGGTGCGGTCCTCGGGGCCCGGGCAGCCGATCGAGCAGTCCTTCGGCCCCGAATGTCTGGAAGTTGCGCCGGATCTCATAGAACTGCTGCCGGCTGTAGCCGACGATCTTGCAGGCCTTCGAGACGTTCCCCAGTTCCTGGGCCAACTGTAGCAGGGACAGCTTCCGCCGTGCTACCTTCTCTGCTTGGACGGTGGTCATCGCCGTTTCTCTCCCGATGGTTGGTGAGTGACTTCGACATCTCTCAACTAACCCTCGGTGTGGACGGCTGGCCACCGTCCTCTTTTGTGGTCAGGTGTCAGGCGATTACCGTGCTAGCTCAGCCGGCTCCGCGCCGCGCTCCGCACGGCGCTCCGTCCCAACCGGCCACCACGAGTTGGGTTTGTGACTGGCGGTGCACGGCACTGCGAACGTAGCGTGCCATCAGAACGTGGGTGCCGGGGCCGGTTCGGCAACCCCTGGAACGTTAACTGACATCGCCCCTGCTGGCCTCGTGGCGGGGACGTGGGCCGCGGTACGGAGCAGCATGAGCCGCTGGCAACCTGGGTCTCGAGAACTCAAGTCTACGCCGAGAGGGGCGGGTACCTCCAATGGGGAGCGAGTGCGCGAGCGCACCGCCTCGGTCGGTCAACCACCCGGACGTCCCTCTCCCAACTCGCGGCAGTACGCATACAGCGCGTCGTAAACGATGAACTCGCGGTCCAGGATCTCGTGGTCGTCGCGCAGGTCGAGCGCGCCGAACCCCTCGGCGATCGCCTTCAGGCCGGGCGCCTCCGGGCGGCCGTAGAGGTCCTCCGAGACATCGGCACCGTGCACGATCTGCGCGAGCCGTGCGACCGCGGGATCGTCGATCCCATAGCGCGTTACGATCGCCTCGAAGCTGCAGCGGCCGTCGTGGTGCCCGAGTTCCACGCCCGGGACGTCGAACGGCGTAGCGCCCTCGCGCGCGGCGGTCGGGAGCACCTGATCGGGGGCTTCGAACAGGAACTCCGCGTCCGGGTCGACGAACTTTCGGATCAGCCAGGGGCACGCGACCCGGTCCACCTTCACGCGCTCTCTCGTAACCCACTTCATCGTGTCCCCCTTTTCAGGCGGCTCTTGAGTGCTGTGTACAGATCGGCAAACAACACGAAACCTCGTTGGAGCCGGGCGTCGTCGTCCGGCTCCGAGGCGACGAGGCCTTCAAGCAGCAGCTCCACTCCGGGCGCTTCCGGGCGGCCGAACCGCCCTTCCTTCAGGTCGATGTCGTGCACCACCTGCGCGAGCGCGGCAAGTGCCGCGTCGCCCGGTGCGAAGGTGCTCGCGAGCACCTCGCACGTGCAGCTGTCCCCCGCGTGCGTGTATTCGCCTTCATACATGTCGAAGCGCAACTCACCGGGCGCTGGCTCGTAGCCGTCCGGATCCACGAAGCGAAAGCGCGCGTCGGGGTCCACGAAGCGGCGGATCAGCCAGGCGCTGGCGATGCGATCGACATGCACGCCGCGGCGGGTGACCCAGGTGCGTCCGACCAGATGCGAGAAGTCCTCTCCGTGCGTCGAGTCCCCCTTGCCGGTGTCGGTGCCTCCACCTGGCCAGTCCTCGCCGTTCGGGGTGTCCTCGGGCTCGCGTACCTGCGCGAGCGCCGCCACCTGCTCCGGGGACAGGCCCGGGAGTAAGCGCGAATCGCATTGAAGCGCGCCCCCCCCGTCCGCCTCGATCTCGCGCATCAGCCACTCGAAGTCCTCGCGTGCTGCGTCGTCCGCCGGCAGCACCCAGGCGGCATTCTTGAGCGCGACTGCGCCAATCTGCTGCATGCGCCGCCAGACCTTTACTCGCAGACAGCTCCGGCGTGGCCGGGATCTGATGTAGCAGGAGGAGCCATGCCGATCGCTCATGCCGGGCGCCCTTCGACAGTGAGCGCGAAGACCGCCGGCACCGGCGAAACCTACCAGCGCAGCGGCCACGAAGGTCGCGACGGGCGCGCGTCCAGAGGATCCCGCCGATGAGGGCCGCGCGATGGCCACGCTCCGCACCAGATAGTAGAGCCTGACCGAGCGGGCCCGTGCGTGCGGCAGCGCGAGGTCGATGAGGGCCTTGCGCGAGGGTTCACCAATCTCGCGCAGGCCACCGACCACGAAGGCGAGCAGCAGGGTGGCGAAGCTGTGTGCGGATGCGACGGCGAGCGGGAAGAGCGAGAACGCGACGAACGTGGCTACCACGAAGCCCTCTCGGCCCGCTCGGTCGCCCATGCGCGCGGCGGGCAGGTACACCAGCATGGCGGTTACCATCTCGACCCCCACCAGAAGCGCGCCGAATGCGGGTGCGGGAGACGCTTTACCATGCTCATGGCGTAGAGGATGATGAACACGCCGGCCATGCCTTCGCACGCTCGGACCAGGATGTCCGAAGCGAGCAGCCACCGGAGCGAATGCGGAAGAGACCTTCCAGACGCCGCGTATGCCCAGGGCCGCGGCGGGAGGGGAAGATCGAGCCGGATGCGCGAGACGAGCACCAGCGTTAGAAGCGCGAGCGCACCAGACGCGGCGAGGCCCAAGCGGATGCCCGGCTGTACACCGTAGCGCAGGATGGCCAGTCCACCCAGCGTGGGCGCGACCACGATGGGCAAGCGACGCATAATGGCCTGGACGGTGAAGCCCATCGCACGACTGCCTTCGGGAGCGCGTCGCCCACGACCGCGAGCGTGGACTCGCCATGCTCGTCCAGTCAGGGCGAGCGAGCCCAACGAACAGCCACGGCCAGTCGGGCGCGATCAGGTACGCGAGGTAGCCCAAGGCGGCGACCCCGACGAGGATGCGCAACGTGGTCCGGCGTCCGAAGCGGTCCGAAGCCCAGCCGCCCGAGCTACTGGTAGAGTCCGTCCAGCAGGTCCTGGCCGCTGCCGTAGAGACCGATCGCCGCGGCCGGCGCGCCCAGCACTTCCATATACTTGGGCACGAACCGCCGCCAGAGATGTTCGCCGAGTCCCATCAGGAACATCGCACCCGCGACGGACGCGACGTTGCGCTCGAGGGCGGAAGGCCCGGAGCCCGCCACCGATCGCTCGGTTCTTGGCAGGGGCGGTGAGCGACTCCGGGGTGGCCATCGGGGCGCATAACTGGCTTCGCAGACGGCACGACACGCGTGTATCATTGATACACGTACCAGGGTACCTCATGCACAAGGAGAACGCCATGTCGTTCCTGCGAATCCGAGTGATCGTACCGGTCCTGATGGCGACCTTCCCGGCCTCCGCGCTGTCCCAGACGGCTGCCGGGGACCCTTGGGCAGCCGTGGGAGAGATCCTCCAGACCGAGAACGTGAGCGCATCGCCGTACCATCGGTACACCTTCCGAGGACGGACCGTGTCCGTCTTGGCGGCGTCGACGTGGCGGCGGGCATCGCGTTGGGGGGCGTGGGTCGGGTTCGCCGGGGAGCCGGACCGGGCCATGGTCATGGGGGACCTGGTCGTAACGGCGGGGGAGCTGGGTCCCGTGCTGGCGGAACTGTCGCCAGGACGTGGACGTAACGGCCATTCACAACCATCTGGCCGGAGAGACGCCTCAGGTCCTCTACGTCCATTTCCACGTTCAGGGGAGGCCCGCGACGTCGCGGCCCGGATCGACCGCGCCGTTCGGCTCACCGGCACGCCGCGCCCGGTGCCGGCCCCCTGCGCCGAGGCGCACGCCCTCATGGATACGGCAATGGTGTTCCGCACTCGGGGTGCGGGCTCGGCCAGCGGCCCCATCACCAAGGTCTCCACGGTGCTCGTACCTGGGGAGGTGACCATGACGGACATCCGGTTCTCCCGGCCCTGGGGTACGGAACACCGATCAATTCCAGGGTCGCCGACGACCGGGTGGTGGCGACGGGCGACTTCGCCGGGTTGGGCACAGCCCTGGATCCCCTTCTCGACGCCATGGCGCGGCACGGCATCGTGGCCACCGCTCTCCACAGCCATCTGATCGACGAATCGCCGCACATCTACTATGTGCACTTCTGGGCCGACGGGGCTCCGGGCGATGTCCTGCTCGGTCTCCGGGCGGCCATGGATGCTGTTCGCTGATCCGGGGACTCATCCACTCACCTGCGCTCCCGTGCATCGTGTCGTGACCCGGAAGTACCCGCTGGACACTCCTGCTTCTTGCGACTCTCCCGGTCGCGGGGGTGCGCAGACATCGCTGGAACGCCCGTCGCTCGTGGGCACACGGCGTGATCCTATCCATCTGGACGGACGTGTGGAGGAGCCCGCCTGGTTCGGGGGCGACTCCATCGCCGCCCTCACGATGACCGAGTCGATGGAGGGCGTGTGACAACGGGGCGGACCGTCGTCCGGGTTCTGCCGACGGGGGCGCCCTGTTCATCGCAGTGGTGGCCCATGATCCCGACCCCGACGCCATCGTGTCCTTCTCAGCTAGCGCGATCCGGCCTGAGTGGGGAGGATCACGTCATCCCGGCCCTCGACACGTACCTGGATGGACGCCGGGATACACGTTCGCCGTCAACCCCGCTGGGGCACGTTACGATGCCCTGATCTCGGGAACCGGTGAACGTCAGAGCGCCGACTGGGACGGCATCTGGGAAGCGCGCACCGCACGTGGCCCCTGGGGGTGGTCGGCGGAGATCCAGATCCCCGTAGGCACCCCTGGGCTTCCAGCCCGGTCTGACGGAGTGGGGCTTCAACGTACAGCGCCAGATCCAGCGCCTGCAGGAGACGAGCCGGTGGTCCAGCCCCCGACGAGACTTCCAGATCACGCAGGTGGCACGGGCCGGACGTCTCACTGGCCTTCCCGACTTCCGCCTCGGCCTGGGCCTGACCGTGCGTCCTTCGGTGGTTGTCGGTGTGGAGGCGCCAGAACCGACGGTGGCGTCCGACGGCACGGGGCGCGCCAGCCTGGATGTGACCCAGCGGCTGGGAAGCAACCTCCTGGCGTCCCTCACGCTGAACACGGACTTCGCCGAGACGGAGGTGGATACCCGCCAAACCAACCTCACGCGCTTTCCCCTGCTCTTTCCGGAGAAGCGCACGTTCTTTCTGGAAGGGTCGGACATCTTCGCCTTCGGCTTCGGGACGGGCCAGGATCTCCTTCCCTTCCAGAGCCGGCGGTTGGGCCTGGTCTCGGGGACTCCCGTGCCCCTGGATGTGGGCGCCAAGGTCAGCGGGCGGACCGGCAACACCAACCTGGGCCTGCTGAGTGTTCGCACCGGCGCAGAGTCCGGCCTTGCTCCGGCGTCCACCATGACGGTGGGCCGGATCCGTCAGAACGTCCTGGGGGAGTCGTCGGTTGGGGCCCTCGGTACGCTGGGGGATCCGCTGGGCCGGGACGGGGCATGGACCGCCGGCACGGACTTCACCTACCGCACCTCCCGGTTCCTGGGTGACAAGAACTTTGTCGCGGCAGCCTGGGGACTGGCTACGGGACGTGAGGGACTGGTGGGCGAGCGCTCGGCATGGGGCGTGGCGTTGGACTACCCAAACGACCTCTGGGACATCTACACCTCCTTCAAGCGCATCGGTGATGGGTTCGATCCGTCCCTGGGCTTCGTGCCGCGTAGGGGGATCCAGGCCTGGCAGGCCAACGTCACCTGGCTTCCCCGCCCGGGATGGCCGTGGCTGCGCTACATGCGCAACGAGCTCTTCCTCACGCTGGTCACCGATCTGGACGGAGCATGGGAGTCGTATCGCATCTTCACGGCCCCGCTGAACTGGCGTTTCGAGAGCGGGGATCGTCTGGAGTTGAACTGGGCGCCAGAGGGAGAGCGGCTACCGGAGGACTTCGAGATCTCCGACGGTGTCGTCATTCCCGCAGGGCCCTATCACTGGGACAGGTATCGAGTCGAGCTTCAGCTCGCGGACAAGCGCCGTGTCAACGGGCAGTTCTCCTGGTGGTTCGGTGAGTTCTACGGTGGGAACCTTGACCAGTACCAGGCCCGCCTGGGCATCCGGCCATCGGCAACGCTGGGCCTCGACCTCACCGCTTCACGCAACGTGGGAGAGCTACCCGAGGGGCGCTTCGTTCAGGAGGTGATCGGCTCCCGCGTGCGCGTGAACGTCTCGCCCGACCTGCAGCTCTCCGCCCTGGTGCAGTACGACAACGCTTCGGAAAGACATCGGGACGAACACACGGCTCCGATGGACCTTCGATCCCGCCGGGGAGCTCTTCGTCGTCTACAATCACAACGTGCGGGACATGGAGGACCGCTGGGAGAAGCAGTCCAACCAGTTGCTGGTCAAGGTTCAGTATGCGTTGCGGCGCTAGACGATGTCATGACCCTCTTCGTGCCGACCTCCCTCGTTCTCGCCGGGCTTCTGCTCTTCCCGTCGGGGCTCGCGGCTTCCCCGCAGCAACGGAGCGACCCGGATACGGTCTTCAACGTCGGCGCCGCAAGAGCGTCCGGTCCCGTGGTCGTCGACGGGGTCGTGTCCGACGACGAGTGGGCGGGAGCGCCGGTGGTCGCGAACTTCATCCAGTTCGAGCCTGCGCGCGGGCTGCCCTCGCCCCACCGGACCGAAGTGCGTGTCCTCTTCGACTCCACCCACCTCCACGTCGCGATGCGTGCCTGGGACGCGGATCCCTTGACGGCGCAACTCACGCGTCGGGATGCCGACCTCGCGCAGGACGACTTCTTCGCGGTGATCCTCGACACGTTCCATGACCGCCAGTCCGGCTTCGTATTCGCCGTGAACCCACTGGGCACCCAATCCGACTCGCGGCTGGCCAACGACGGTCGCACGGAGGAGAAGGCGTGGGACGGCGAATGGGGGGCCGCCGCCCGGATCCTCGACGACGGATGGTCGGCGGAGATCTCCATCCCCTTCGCAACCCTTCGGTACCGCTCGGGGCAGGACCGCACCTGGGGGATCAACTTCGGGCGAGGTCGCCGCCGGTCCCTGGAGATGTCGTTCTGGACCGGACCGCTGGAGCACCCTCTCCGGGTCTCGCAGGCCGGAACGCTCACGGGACTCCGTCTTCCCGGCGCCCCGCGCCGGCTCCAGGGGATCGCCTACGGACTTTCCAGGGCGCAGGAGGGAA
Coding sequences:
- a CDS encoding chromate resistance protein; translated protein: MKWVTRERVKVDRVACPWLIRKFVDPDAEFLFEAPDQVLPTAAREGATPFDVPGVELGHHDGRCSFEAIVTRYGIDDPAVARLAQIVHGADVSEDLYGRPEAPGLKAIAEGFGALDLRDDHEILDREFIVYDALYAYCRELGEGRPGG
- a CDS encoding DUF5916 domain-containing protein, encoding MARAGRLTGLPDFRLGLGLTVRPSVVVGVEAPEPTVASDGTGRASLDVTQRLGSNLLASLTLNTDFAETEVDTRQTNLTRFPLLFPEKRTFFLEGSDIFAFGFGTGQDLLPFQSRRLGLVSGTPVPLDVGAKVSGRTGNTNLGLLSVRTGAESGLAPASTMTVGRIRQNVLGESSVGALGTLGDPLGRDGAWTAGTDFTYRTSRFLGDKNFVAAAWGLATGREGLVGERSAWGVALDYPNDLWDIYTSFKRIGDGFDPSLGFVPRRGIQAWQANVTWLPRPGWPWLRYMRNELFLTLVTDLDGAWESYRIFTAPLNWRFESGDRLELNWAPEGERLPEDFEISDGVVIPAGPYHWDRYRVELQLADKRRVNGQFSWWFGEFYGGNLDQYQARLGIRPSATLGLDLTASRNVGELPEGRFVQEVIGSRVRVNVSPDLQLSALVQYDNASERHRDEHTAPMDLRSRRGALRRLQSQRAGHGGPLGEAVQPVAGQGSVCVAALDDVMTLFVPTSLVLAGLLLFPSGLAASPQQRSDPDTVFNVGAARASGPVVVDGVVSDDEWAGAPVVANFIQFEPARGLPSPHRTEVRVLFDSTHLHVAMRAWDADPLTAQLTRRDADLAQDDFFAVILDTFHDRQSGFVFAVNPLGTQSDSRLANDGRTEEKAWDGEWGAAARILDDGWSAEISIPFATLRYRSGQDRTWGINFGRGRRRSLEMSFWTGPLEHPLRVSQAGTLTGLRLPGAPRRLQGIAYGLSRAQEGTDPFFDAGLDLRWALGPGTSLVGTVNPDFATIEADREQINLTRFELGLPEKRPFFLEGSELFRQRIQTFYSRRIADIRAGGRVVGKQGPWTFAFLGADAQGTGDAADPRFAVGRMQRDIGRSSVGATWAERRADGLGQGSAGLDANLFFSSTFGFTGQLIRSFGEYDTGNWGYFLRPTYDSPTGHFHVRYTHLGDRFGDNVNPVGLVRDDNRRELDSALEKKFWLPSGPFEQVAYGSNYNAYWGQDGTLRSWRVDQGLDLELRSRWSLSMDHAEELQRFEKEFRNRSTGLGVGFNTREFRSVEVGAEFGRNFDADYRLLNAAGRLKPTPTSSLEYQLERLLLDPDPEDESTWIHVVRASQFFTNDLYLQLFYQTNSVIERRNLQAVFVYRYAPPFGTVQLAFQRGTAAFGQVSDQGNTLFLKVTRVF
- a CDS encoding IS481 family transposase, whose amino-acid sequence is MTTVQAEKVARRKLSLLQLAQELGNVSKACKIVGYSRQQFYEIRRNFQTFGAEGLLDRLPGPRGPHPNRVSAEVEQAILDYALECPTHGPQRVADELLLRGIQVSSGGVRGVWSRHGLETKHERLLRLEETARERQLTLTEAQIRVLERFNPEFRERQIQVNATGELVAVDTFYAGTLKGVGKVYIQTVLDCFSRYVWARLYTSKLPLTAVHVLNNDVLPFFEAHGVRVRTVLSDNGREYCGRPDQHPYELFLQLEEIEHRTTQVRRPQSNGFIERFHRTLLDEHLRLKGRTTWYETIDEMQVDLDAYLEAYNRRRPHRGRAMEGRTPYDVFVAGIPAHEPDAAPLATPNRAARTPRMRSRSKAA
- a CDS encoding chromate resistance protein, with translation MLVYLPAARMGDRAGREGFVVATFVAFSLFPLAVASAHSFATLLLAFVVGGLREIGEPSRKALIDLALPHARARSVRLYYLVRSVAIARPSSAGSSGRAPVATFVAAALVGFAGAGGLRAHCRRAPGMSDRHGSSCYIRSRPRRSCLRVKVWRRMQQIGAVALKNAAWVLPADDAAREDFEWLMREIEADGGGALQCDSRLLPGLSPEQVAALAQVREPEDTPNGEDWPGGGTDTGKGDSTHGEDFSHLVGRTWVTRRGVHVDRIASAWLIRRFVDPDARFRFVDPDGYEPAPGELRFDMYEGEYTHAGDSCTCEVLASTFAPGDAALAALAQVVHDIDLKEGRFGRPEAPGVELLLEGLVASEPDDDARLQRGFVLFADLYTALKSRLKRGTR
- a CDS encoding DUF1259 domain-containing protein, with translation MRRGARPHGYGNGVPHSGCGLGQRPHHQGLHGARTWGGDHDGHPVLPALGYGTPINSRVADDRVVATGDFAGLGTALDPLLDAMARHGIVATALHSHLIDESPHIYYVHFWADGAPGDVLLGLRAAMDAVR